The following proteins are co-located in the Vigna angularis cultivar LongXiaoDou No.4 chromosome 2, ASM1680809v1, whole genome shotgun sequence genome:
- the LOC108326772 gene encoding probable calcium-binding protein CML18 yields the protein MDDEVRKIFNKFDKNGDGKISSAELRELMAALGSKTTMEEVRRMMAELDRNGDGYIDLKEFGEFHCGGGGGDGRELREAFELYDLDKNGLISAKELHSVMRRLGEKCSLSDCRRMIGNVDADGDGSVNFEEFKKMMTRS from the coding sequence ATGGACGACGAGGTGCGCAAGATCTTCAACAAGTTCGACAAGAACGGCGACGGGAAGATCTCGTCCGCGGAGCTGAGGGAGTTGATGGCGGCGCTGGGATCGAAAACGACCATGGAAGAGGTGCGACGCATGATGGCCGAGCTCGACCGCAACGGCGACGGCTACATTGATTTGAAGGAGTTCGGGGAGTTCCACTGCGGCGGCGGTGGCGGCGACGGGAGGGAGCTCCGGGAGGCGTTCGAGCTGTACGATCTGGACAAGAACGGGCTGATCTCGGCGAAGGAGCTGCACTCCGTGATGCGGAGGCTGGGGGAGAAGTGCTCCCTCAGTGACTGCCGGAGAATGATCGGAAACGTGGATGCCGACGGCGACGGCAGCGTGAATTTCGAGGAGTTCAAGAAGATGATGACGCGCTCGTAG
- the LOC108326771 gene encoding uncharacterized protein LOC108326771 isoform X1, translating to MKILEANAGALTNFEVLDFLRTKGASKDPTRVIAKVAQSEYKQVYDYLVDTAASDQTRESINEFLTSIKQHDLAKAEVLNILNTRPASEVELFPIIESCEGRLPDEEVTEIVELVTRTLPPPPSMKQEEITKVDEETATLKNENDEVIEDPTDTRQDN from the exons ATGAAGAT tTTAGAGGCCAATGCTGGTGCACTCACAAATTTTGAGGTCCTTGATTTCTTACGAACTAAAGGAGCTTCAAAGGATCCAACAAGGGTTATTGCCAAAGTAGCTCAGTCTGAATACAAG CAGGTTTATGATTATTTGGTTGACACTGCTGCCTCTGATCAAACAAGAGAGAGCATCAACGAGTTTTTGACTAGTATTAAACAGCATGATCTAGCAAAAGCCGAGGTTCTGAACATATTAAACACTAGGCCAGCTTCTGAAGTTGAATTATTCCCT ATCATAGAGAGTTGTGAGGGGCGTCTTCCAGATGAAGAGGTGACCGAAATAGTAGAGCTGGTGACAAGAACATTGCCGCCACCTCCCAGTATGAAGCAGGAAGAAATCACCAAGGTTGACGAAGAAACTGCtacattaaaaaatgaaaacgaTGAGGTTATTGAAGATCCCACGGACACAAGACAAGACAACTAA
- the LOC108326771 gene encoding uncharacterized protein LOC108326771 isoform X2, whose protein sequence is MKILEANAGALTNFEVLDFLRTKGASKDPTRVIAKVAQSEYKVYDYLVDTAASDQTRESINEFLTSIKQHDLAKAEVLNILNTRPASEVELFPIIESCEGRLPDEEVTEIVELVTRTLPPPPSMKQEEITKVDEETATLKNENDEVIEDPTDTRQDN, encoded by the exons ATGAAGAT tTTAGAGGCCAATGCTGGTGCACTCACAAATTTTGAGGTCCTTGATTTCTTACGAACTAAAGGAGCTTCAAAGGATCCAACAAGGGTTATTGCCAAAGTAGCTCAGTCTGAATACAAG GTTTATGATTATTTGGTTGACACTGCTGCCTCTGATCAAACAAGAGAGAGCATCAACGAGTTTTTGACTAGTATTAAACAGCATGATCTAGCAAAAGCCGAGGTTCTGAACATATTAAACACTAGGCCAGCTTCTGAAGTTGAATTATTCCCT ATCATAGAGAGTTGTGAGGGGCGTCTTCCAGATGAAGAGGTGACCGAAATAGTAGAGCTGGTGACAAGAACATTGCCGCCACCTCCCAGTATGAAGCAGGAAGAAATCACCAAGGTTGACGAAGAAACTGCtacattaaaaaatgaaaacgaTGAGGTTATTGAAGATCCCACGGACACAAGACAAGACAACTAA